One genomic window of Gemmatimonadales bacterium includes the following:
- a CDS encoding efflux RND transporter periplasmic adaptor subunit → MKYLMVVAILLAGAGCGSEKPAAATAEGPVSEVATIVIGDSGATETYHAAGTVRATRRAELATRAMARVETVRVRAGDRVRSGQVLATVERGAVTAAGSQAAAGLELATTNLRRMERLYADSAVPLAQLESSRAAFAAAQGQADAATAELGYASITAPFDGVVVARNVDPGALATPGRPLLIVEDMGTREIVAGVPDALARGLVVGGTLTALVGADRQAVPVVVAAVVPSADPVSRTVEVRLTSKSPLTPGLTAIVEVPGAQRISRQIAVPSSAVLSRGELTGVYLVGADSTARLRWVRLGRAQGDAVAVVSGLAAGDVVVRDAAGVRDGMRIRSAASSGGAT, encoded by the coding sequence ATGAAGTACCTGATGGTAGTGGCAATCCTGCTGGCCGGTGCCGGCTGTGGTTCCGAGAAGCCCGCAGCGGCAACGGCCGAGGGACCGGTCTCGGAGGTCGCGACGATCGTAATAGGCGACTCCGGGGCGACCGAGACATACCATGCGGCGGGAACCGTTCGGGCGACCCGTCGTGCTGAGCTTGCGACGCGGGCCATGGCGCGAGTGGAAACGGTCCGGGTGCGGGCCGGTGATCGAGTGCGTAGCGGTCAGGTCCTGGCCACGGTGGAGCGGGGTGCGGTGACGGCGGCGGGGTCGCAGGCGGCGGCCGGGCTCGAACTCGCGACCACGAATCTGCGCCGGATGGAACGGCTCTATGCCGATAGTGCGGTTCCGCTGGCGCAGCTCGAGTCCAGTCGGGCCGCCTTTGCCGCCGCCCAGGGTCAGGCGGACGCCGCGACCGCCGAACTGGGCTACGCCTCGATCACGGCGCCGTTCGACGGCGTCGTTGTCGCGCGCAACGTCGATCCGGGTGCGTTGGCGACGCCTGGTCGACCCTTGCTGATCGTCGAGGATATGGGAACGCGGGAGATCGTCGCGGGGGTGCCCGATGCGCTGGCGCGCGGGCTCGTCGTCGGTGGAACGCTCACAGCGCTGGTTGGTGCGGATCGGCAGGCTGTGCCCGTCGTGGTAGCTGCGGTAGTTCCGTCAGCCGATCCGGTCAGCCGGACGGTCGAGGTTCGTCTCACCTCCAAGTCGCCGCTGACCCCGGGACTGACGGCCATCGTCGAAGTGCCGGGAGCGCAGCGCATCAGCCGGCAGATTGCGGTGCCGTCGTCCGCGGTGCTCTCGCGCGGCGAGCTGACGGGTGTCTATCTCGTCGGGGCCGACTCCACGGCGCGTCTTCGCTGGGTCCGGTTGGGTCGAGCGCAGGGCGATGCGGTTGCCGTCGTAAGCGGGCTGGCCGCAGGAGATGTCGTCGTTCGTGACGCTGCAGGGGTGCGTGACGGCATGCGGATACGGAGCGCGGCGAGCAGCGGTGGTGCGACATGA
- a CDS encoding efflux RND transporter permease subunit → MTIGISGRVAQAFLKSKLTPLLILASLVAGLAGVLTTPREEEPQISVPMVDVFLSAPGSSPEEVERRLIEPVERRLWEIGGVDHLYSTAASDGGMITVRFAVGDDPEESIVKVFAKLSGTPALLKLHTIDEVPVLTLTLHGGGYDEFQLRRVAAELRNEIQRIPNVAEVEVIGGAPRVLLVEPDAARLTAHGLSLDRLVSALAGANVLVSAGDVLVDNASLPVRAGRQLGNAEDVAAVLVAVRAGRGVRLGDVARVVDGPAEPAWYVSHLERNVPTSPAVTISIAKRPGTNAASLANVVLAKVESLRGVVVPADLETSVTRNYGETANEKAVELLSHIIIATVGVALLVWFALGWREALVVLVAVPVTLALTLLVYRVLGYTLNRITLFALVFAIGILVDDAIVVVENIARHLGMKGKSPEDAAVEGVDEVGNPTILATFTVIAAILPMAFVTGLMGPYMRPIPVGASMAMLFSLAVAFIVTPYLALRLVRHHEPAEDVAVSAEGRVGRGYRRMIERLLVNRGQRWAVYGGVVVLLLVSVGLIGIKAVTVKMLPFDNKSEFQVILDFPEGTTLETSARAAHEIAERLLSDPDVRDIQVYAGTAAPFNFNGLVRHYFLRQGPEVADLQVNLAPKHDRDAQSHDIAVRLRPAVTEVASRYGARAKVAEIPPGPPVLATITAEVFGPDDVTRRQVASEVRRALEATDGVVDTDWTLADRAHEVRVAVRPDVAEFAALAGADVAQAVRSLGGIQAGLLHDARAAEPVPIMVRLAQAERSGIYGILGIPLQSRAGGIVPVAAVASVDTVPRQEPRFRKDMKPVVYVTADVAGAIEAPVYAMLAVDPVLQQAGVVTTWSGPASSTETATVNWDGEWRITYEVFRDLGIAFAAVLLLIYFLVVAWFQSFRTPLVIMAPIPLTLIGILPGHAIAGAFFTATSMIGMIALAGIIVRNSILLVDFAELERARGLSVREAVVEAGVIRARPIVLTAAAVVIGGAVMVTDPIFQGLGLALMAGAVVATLLTLVLIPLLYAEIA, encoded by the coding sequence ATGACGATCGGGATATCCGGGCGGGTTGCCCAAGCGTTTCTCAAGAGCAAACTCACGCCGCTGCTGATCCTGGCCTCGCTCGTTGCCGGGTTGGCCGGTGTGCTGACGACACCGCGCGAAGAAGAGCCGCAGATCAGCGTGCCGATGGTCGACGTCTTTCTCTCGGCGCCCGGGTCCTCGCCTGAGGAGGTCGAGCGTCGGCTGATCGAGCCGGTCGAGCGGCGGCTTTGGGAAATTGGCGGTGTCGATCATCTCTACAGCACGGCGGCCAGCGACGGCGGGATGATCACCGTCCGCTTTGCCGTGGGCGACGATCCGGAGGAGAGCATCGTCAAGGTCTTTGCGAAGCTTTCCGGCACGCCCGCGCTGCTCAAGCTGCACACCATCGACGAGGTGCCGGTCCTGACGCTGACGCTCCATGGCGGTGGGTACGACGAGTTTCAGCTTCGTCGGGTGGCGGCGGAACTGCGAAACGAGATTCAGCGGATTCCGAATGTCGCCGAAGTCGAAGTCATCGGCGGCGCGCCCCGGGTTCTCCTGGTCGAGCCCGATGCCGCGCGGTTGACGGCGCATGGCCTGTCGCTCGATCGGCTGGTTAGCGCGCTGGCTGGCGCGAACGTCCTGGTGTCCGCCGGCGACGTGCTGGTCGACAATGCGAGTCTCCCGGTCCGGGCCGGTCGTCAACTGGGCAATGCGGAGGATGTTGCTGCGGTTCTGGTGGCGGTGCGGGCTGGCCGCGGAGTTCGTCTCGGGGATGTTGCCCGGGTTGTGGATGGCCCGGCTGAGCCGGCCTGGTATGTGAGCCACCTCGAGCGCAATGTACCGACCAGTCCCGCGGTGACCATCTCCATTGCCAAGCGACCCGGGACCAATGCGGCGTCGCTTGCCAATGTAGTTCTCGCCAAGGTCGAGTCGCTCCGGGGCGTGGTCGTTCCGGCGGATCTCGAGACCAGTGTTACCAGAAACTATGGCGAGACGGCGAACGAGAAGGCCGTCGAACTGCTGAGCCATATCATCATCGCCACCGTCGGCGTGGCGCTGCTGGTCTGGTTTGCGCTCGGCTGGCGTGAGGCGCTGGTGGTGCTCGTGGCGGTGCCGGTTACGCTGGCGTTGACACTGCTCGTCTATCGCGTGCTCGGATATACGCTCAATCGGATCACCCTCTTTGCTCTGGTATTTGCGATCGGGATTCTGGTCGATGATGCCATCGTCGTCGTCGAGAACATTGCGCGGCACCTGGGGATGAAGGGCAAGTCACCCGAGGATGCGGCGGTCGAGGGCGTCGACGAGGTCGGCAACCCCACCATTCTGGCCACATTCACGGTGATCGCGGCCATCCTGCCCATGGCGTTCGTGACCGGATTGATGGGTCCGTATATGCGGCCGATTCCAGTCGGCGCCTCGATGGCCATGCTGTTCTCGCTGGCGGTTGCGTTCATCGTGACACCGTACCTGGCGCTGCGGCTGGTGCGTCATCATGAACCTGCTGAAGATGTCGCGGTGTCTGCCGAGGGTCGAGTCGGGCGGGGCTACCGTCGGATGATCGAGCGCCTGCTGGTCAATCGCGGGCAGCGCTGGGCGGTCTACGGCGGGGTGGTTGTGCTGCTGCTGGTGTCAGTCGGCCTTATCGGCATCAAGGCCGTTACCGTCAAAATGCTGCCCTTCGACAACAAGAGCGAGTTCCAGGTCATTCTCGACTTTCCGGAGGGTACTACGCTGGAAACCAGCGCTCGCGCTGCGCACGAGATTGCCGAAAGGCTGCTGTCGGACCCGGATGTTCGCGACATCCAGGTCTATGCCGGCACTGCTGCGCCGTTCAACTTCAACGGGCTGGTGCGCCACTACTTCCTTCGTCAGGGTCCGGAAGTCGCCGACCTCCAGGTCAACCTGGCCCCGAAGCATGATCGGGATGCCCAGAGCCACGACATTGCGGTTCGGCTGCGCCCCGCCGTGACCGAGGTGGCCTCGCGATACGGTGCGCGGGCCAAGGTTGCCGAGATACCTCCGGGCCCGCCCGTCCTCGCGACGATTACGGCCGAGGTGTTTGGTCCCGATGATGTCACTCGGCGCCAGGTGGCGAGTGAGGTGCGCCGGGCTCTCGAAGCAACCGACGGCGTGGTGGATACGGACTGGACCCTGGCTGACCGGGCACACGAGGTTCGAGTGGCAGTACGCCCCGATGTTGCCGAGTTCGCCGCGCTGGCTGGTGCCGACGTTGCGCAGGCCGTCCGCAGCCTGGGTGGAATCCAAGCGGGATTGCTGCATGATGCCCGGGCAGCGGAGCCGGTGCCGATCATGGTGCGGCTGGCGCAAGCGGAGCGGTCGGGAATTTACGGAATCCTGGGAATTCCCTTGCAGAGTCGGGCTGGTGGAATCGTGCCGGTTGCTGCGGTTGCCTCGGTGGATACGGTGCCTCGGCAGGAACCAAGATTCCGGAAGGATATGAAGCCGGTCGTATACGTTACTGCGGACGTAGCGGGTGCCATCGAGGCGCCGGTGTATGCGATGCTGGCGGTCGATCCGGTTCTCCAGCAGGCCGGGGTTGTGACGACCTGGAGCGGGCCGGCATCGTCGACGGAAACCGCTACGGTCAACTGGGACGGCGAGTGGCGGATAACCTACGAGGTCTTCCGCGACCTGGGTATTGCCTTCGCGGCTGTGCTGCTGCTGATCTACTTCCTGGTGGTGGCCTGGTTCCAGTCGTTCCGGACCCCGCTCGTCATCATGGCGCCGATTCCCCTCACGCTGATCGGCATTCTCCCCGGTCATGCGATCGCCGGCGCGTTCTTCACGGCGACATCGATGATCGGGATGATCGCCCTGGCCGGGATCATCGTTCGCAACTCCATCCTGCTGGTCGACTTTGCGGAACTCGAGCGGGCGCGCGGTCTGTCGGTTCGCGAAGCGGTGGTCGAGGCCGGTGTTATCCGTGCCAGACCGATCGTGCTCACCGCGGCGGCTGTTGTCATTGGCGGCGCGGTGATGGTGACCGATCCGATTTTTCAGGGACTGGGCCTCGCGCTGATGGCTGGCGCCGTCGTGGCGACGCTGCTGACCTTGGTGCTGATCCCTCTTCTCTATGCGGAGATTGCCTGA
- a CDS encoding DUF2892 domain-containing protein, with translation MSLHHRIRLIAGTFVLISLALGTWVHPYWYLLTAFVGVNLIQSAFTRWCPAELILAKLGLAGPAERSDSCG, from the coding sequence ATGTCGCTCCATCATCGTATTCGCCTGATTGCCGGTACGTTCGTGCTGATTTCGCTGGCCCTCGGTACCTGGGTTCACCCCTACTGGTACCTCTTGACCGCGTTTGTCGGCGTCAATCTGATTCAGTCGGCCTTTACCCGGTGGTGCCCCGCCGAGTTGATCCTCGCCAAGCTCGGCCTGGCCGGGCCTGCAGAGCGTTCTGACAGCTGTGGCTGA
- a CDS encoding NAD-dependent succinate-semialdehyde dehydrogenase, whose amino-acid sequence MPIRAINPATGETVADYSTMSPADTFAAVTEAHEAWPRWRTTTFGDRARLFRSMAEHLRQRKDELARLMAVEMGKPLAQGRAEVDKCAWVSEYYADHAETHLAHDVIPTDATRSYVAFEPLGVVLAVMPWNFPLWQVYRFAAPALMAGNVGVLKHASNVPGCALVIEELFQQAGFPHGVFRTLLVGSDQVRAIIEHPLVRAVTLTGSTPAGKAVAAQAGAVLKKTVLELGGSDPYLILEDADVDQAAAVCVAARLVNSGQSCVAAKRFIAVDAVRDAFTERFIALMRTKKTGDPLDPDTDVGPQARHDLRDELHGQVVASVAKGAALRLGGSIPEGPGAFYPPTVLTNVTAGMPAHDEELFGPVAAIIAARDEADAIRIANGTIFGLGAAVFSRDLERGERVARQLEAGCTFVNSQVASDPRLPFGGIKESGYGRELGVYGIREFVNTKTVVIRP is encoded by the coding sequence ATGCCGATCCGAGCCATCAACCCTGCGACTGGCGAAACCGTCGCTGATTACAGCACGATGTCCCCAGCCGATACGTTTGCCGCCGTTACCGAGGCCCACGAGGCATGGCCACGGTGGCGGACGACGACTTTTGGGGACCGGGCCCGCCTGTTCCGATCGATGGCAGAGCACCTGCGTCAGCGGAAGGACGAACTCGCCCGGCTCATGGCCGTCGAGATGGGCAAGCCGCTGGCCCAGGGCCGGGCCGAAGTCGACAAGTGCGCCTGGGTGTCTGAGTACTACGCCGACCATGCCGAAACTCACCTGGCCCACGACGTCATCCCAACCGACGCGACCCGATCGTACGTAGCGTTCGAGCCGCTCGGCGTGGTCCTCGCCGTGATGCCGTGGAACTTCCCGCTCTGGCAGGTGTATCGGTTTGCGGCACCGGCCCTGATGGCAGGCAATGTGGGCGTACTCAAGCATGCGTCGAATGTGCCTGGGTGCGCGCTCGTCATCGAAGAGCTCTTTCAGCAGGCCGGGTTTCCACACGGCGTCTTTCGCACGCTGCTCGTCGGCAGCGATCAGGTTCGGGCGATCATCGAGCATCCGCTGGTTCGGGCTGTGACGCTGACCGGCAGTACGCCAGCCGGCAAGGCGGTTGCCGCGCAAGCCGGCGCAGTGCTCAAGAAGACGGTGCTCGAACTCGGCGGCTCGGATCCCTACCTGATCCTGGAGGACGCCGATGTCGACCAGGCAGCGGCGGTCTGCGTCGCCGCCCGGCTCGTCAACAGCGGCCAAAGCTGCGTGGCGGCCAAGCGATTCATCGCCGTCGATGCGGTGCGCGACGCCTTCACCGAGCGCTTCATTGCCTTGATGCGCACCAAGAAAACCGGTGACCCGCTCGACCCCGACACCGATGTCGGGCCGCAGGCTCGCCACGACCTCCGAGACGAGTTGCACGGACAGGTCGTCGCCTCGGTCGCCAAGGGGGCCGCGCTCCGCCTGGGAGGCAGCATCCCCGAGGGCCCCGGCGCATTCTACCCGCCGACCGTGCTGACGAATGTGACTGCGGGAATGCCCGCGCACGATGAAGAGCTGTTTGGTCCGGTCGCCGCCATCATCGCCGCGCGCGACGAAGCGGATGCGATTCGTATCGCCAACGGCACCATCTTCGGACTGGGCGCCGCGGTGTTCTCTCGCGACCTGGAGCGCGGCGAGCGGGTCGCGCGCCAGCTCGAAGCGGGGTGTACCTTCGTCAACAGCCAGGTCGCCTCAGACCCGCGGCTGCCCTTTGGCGGCATCAAGGAATCAGGCTATGGACGCGAGCTCGGCGTCTACGGGATCCGTGAGTTCGTCAACACCAAGACGGTCGTCATCCGCCCCTAG
- a CDS encoding universal stress protein produces MSIQSVMVSVDGSRFSETAVPVARQLARTARASLTIVMAHEMAGVPTAAGVGESDDRDGQGIRVLEKTYLAEIALANAHTGGIPVGFRLIEGSPGPALIAEMDLARPDLLVMSTHGRGVLSRLWLGSVADYVVRHATQPVLLLPGSANVAADCSFRRGLVLMDRTEAAEAVLGPVAEFAALHQSHLTLMHVLEPEPGALGMASGESVPPRDSQLGGEYRKAQRYLDGLAHELRAHGIQVATRVVVGLGAAPTILQQIEVGGYDFVAMTTHAGSGMVAPLLGRVADKVIRGAERPVFLVRPRAAP; encoded by the coding sequence ATGTCAATCCAATCGGTGATGGTGTCGGTCGACGGGTCTCGTTTCAGTGAGACGGCGGTTCCAGTGGCACGGCAGCTGGCGCGAACCGCGCGGGCTTCCCTGACGATCGTTATGGCGCACGAGATGGCTGGCGTCCCAACGGCGGCTGGTGTTGGCGAGTCCGACGACCGGGATGGCCAGGGCATCCGGGTTTTGGAGAAGACCTACCTGGCAGAAATTGCGCTCGCCAACGCGCATACGGGTGGCATTCCGGTCGGATTTCGCCTGATCGAGGGATCGCCCGGACCTGCCCTGATCGCCGAGATGGACCTGGCACGCCCTGATCTGCTGGTCATGTCGACGCATGGCCGGGGGGTCCTGAGTCGGCTCTGGCTGGGCAGTGTGGCGGACTATGTCGTCAGGCACGCGACACAACCGGTGCTTCTGCTGCCCGGATCTGCCAATGTCGCGGCAGATTGCTCGTTCCGGCGCGGGCTCGTGCTGATGGACCGCACAGAGGCAGCCGAGGCTGTGCTCGGACCGGTGGCCGAATTTGCGGCCCTGCACCAGTCTCACCTGACTCTGATGCACGTACTCGAGCCTGAGCCTGGTGCCCTGGGAATGGCGTCCGGGGAGTCGGTGCCCCCTCGTGATTCGCAGCTGGGCGGGGAGTATCGTAAGGCACAGCGATACCTCGATGGCCTAGCCCACGAGCTTCGTGCTCACGGCATTCAGGTCGCGACCCGGGTGGTGGTCGGCCTCGGTGCAGCGCCCACGATTCTGCAGCAGATCGAAGTAGGCGGGTACGATTTCGTCGCCATGACGACGCATGCCGGCAGCGGGATGGTGGCGCCACTACTGGGGCGGGTGGCCGACAAGGTCATCCGGGGGGCTGAGCGCCCGGTGTTCCTGGTTCGGCCGAGGGCTGCCCCCTGA